Genomic segment of Xanthobacter dioxanivorans:
TCCACATGCTGACCATCTGGTCGGCCTCGAAGTCGAACAGCATGCCGGCGCGCTCGCCCAGCGACTTGCGGTACATCAGGCCGGTCGCCCGCTGCTCGTTGGTGCGGGCAACCTCCACCTCGAACGGCACCACCCCCTTGGAGGTGGCGATCTCCAGCGGCTCGAGTGGTCCGACCGGCTGGGCGGCCTGCGCCAGGGCCGGCCCCACCGAAATCGCCGGGGCCAGCGCGAAGCCGAGCGAAAGCGCCAGGACGGCGGCCGATGCCGCCCGCCATAGAACGAAAAGATGCATGATCAGTGATTCCCGCCGGTTCCGGCATCGGCCTTGACCTCGGCCGCCATCAGCCCCTTGGCGCCGTCGCCGTAGCGCACCAGCACGGACTGGCCGGGCCTGAGTTCGGTAAGGCCGTGGCGGCGCAGCGTCTCCATGTGCACGAAAATGTCGGGAGTGCCGTCCCCCTGGGTCAGGAAGCCGAAGCCGCGCAGCCGGTTGAACCACTTCACCGTGGCCCGCTCGAAGCCGCTCGTCGGCTCCACCGCCACGCGGGTGCGCGGGGGCTGGGGCGGGGCATGCACGGCGGTGGACAAATCGAGGGAAAGCACCCGGAACGCCTGGCGTCCCTTGGCGCGCTGCACCGCCTCGCACACCACGCGGGCGCCTTCGATGGCGGTCTGGAAGCCGTCGCGGCGCAGGCAGGTGACATGGACCAGCACGTCGGGGCCGCCATCGTCTGGTACGATGAAACCATAGCCCTTGGAGGCGTCATACCATTTTATGGATCCGGAGACCTCGACGAGCCCGATGGGATCGTCGTTCCCCTCATCCGTCGGGCCGGCGGTCAGTGGCCCCAGCCCCAGTGAGTCAGACCCCATGACCACCCCGACATCACGCGCGCCGCGCCCTTGATTCCGCGAGCGCACACGATAGCAAGTCAAGGCGCATTCGCCCACCCCTTACCCGTCCTGCGCGAAAGGGGACAGGACCTCGCCGATCTCGGTGCGCACCACGAGGTCGGCGAGGTCGTCGAACTCGGTCGGCTCCCGGTTGAGAATGACGAGCCGCGCGCCGTTGTGCTTGGCCTTGAGCGGGAAGCCGGCGGCTGGGAACACCACCAGCGACGAGCCGATGACGATGAACAGGTCGGCGCGAAGCGTGAGCATTTCCGCCCGCATCATCTCCCGCTCCGGCATGGCCTGGCCGAAGGAGATCGTCGCCGCCTTTACCGGCCCGCCGCATTCCGGACAGTCGGGGGCGACGCCGCCGGCGGCATCAAAATGCGCCTTCACCCAGCCGAGCTCGTAGCGCGCGCCACAATCGAGGCAGGTGGCGTAGGTGCCGTTGCCGTGCAGTTCCACCAGCGCCTCGTCCGGCACGCCGGAGGCCTGGTGCAGGCCGTCGATGTTCTGGGTGATGATACCGGCGAGACGACGGCGCGCGAGCAGCCGCGCCAGGGCCCGGTGGCCCCGGCCGGGGCGGGCGAAGGCAAAGGCCTCCTCCATGGCGAACTTGCGCCGCCAGGCTTCGTTTCGGGCCGCCTTGTGGGCGCGGAACACATCGAAGGGGATGGGCTTGTTCTGCGTCCACAGGCCGCCGGGAGAGCGGAAATCGGGAATGCCGCATTCGGTGGAGATGCCGGCGCCGGTGAAGGCGACGGCGCCCTCCGCCTCGTCGAGCAATTCCGAGAGCCGCGCCCTCGCCCCCTTGAGATCCGTGTCGAACAGCATACGTCAACAGCGCCGGTTCGCCGGCACCCTCCACTTGGCCCATCGGGAAGCACTTTTCCTTTCCGGCGCGAGAGCCTATCCGCTCCGGAGCCTCCGCGCTCCCCCACCAGGACGAGATCGCCAATGCGCTTTCTGCACACCATGGTCCGCGTGACCGACATCGACCAGTCGCTGGACTTCTACTGCAATAAGCTGGGGCTCAGGGAGATCCGCCGCAAGGAGGTGCCGCAAGGGCGCTACACCCTCGTCTTCCTCGCCGCACCCGGCCAGGAGGACGTGGCCAAGATCGAGCTCACCTACAACTGGGACAAGGAGCCCTACGGCGAAGGCCGCAATTTCGGTCATCTCGCCTTCGAGGTGGAGGACATCTACGGCACCTGCGAGCGGCTGATGGCCTCGGGCGTCACCATCAACCGGCCACCGCGCGACGGCTACATGGCCTTCGTGCGTTCGCCGGATAACGTTTCCGTCGAACTGCTGCAGAAGGGCGGCCCCAAGGCTCCCGCCGAGCCTTGGGCCTCCATGCCGAACACCGGCAAGTGGTGACCCGCCGGCCCCGCCCGGAGGGTTCCGATCCGGGTGCGCCCGGTGCGGGGCGTCGGCAAGCCGGCTTTGGATATCTGGGAAGCGGCGCTTGCGAGGCCGCTGCGCTCCTCCTATAAGGGCCCGCGCTCCCGCTCCGCCCTGCGCGGCTCGGGACGCCCGCGCGCCCTTCGTCTATCGGTTAGGACGCCACCCTTTCACGGTGGAGAGAGGGGTTCGACTCCCCTAGGGCGCGCCAGGATACCTTTGTCCAAAATTTCCGTTGATTTTCAAGGGGCTACGGACCCCGTCCTCGGCTATGGTACCCCAGCCGGGACCCCAAAACGGGACCCCAGAATGACCAACTCCGAACAAGGAGACCCGCCTCCATTGTGGAGGAGGCTCCTGATTTCTCCTGTGGTGGTGTGGGGGGTATGGGTGGCAGTTCTGATTGCTCACCTCTGGTGGCTATGCGTGGCCATGGACCCGGTTGTCGTCCAACGTTTCGGGGCATTCACCATCATCATCGGGATTTTGATGGCTGCTCGCCCCTATCTTCGAAATGGTCCTGAGAAGGTGACGCAAGCGGCTATCCCGCGTCCTCCAGGACTTTTTCCGGTCAAGAGCGAAGATATCGCTCTCTATCGCGAGCGCGTCGCCAAAGAGGCTCCTGAGGTTCAGAAAGATGTGCTTGCCGAACGCCGGAATGGCGTTCTCATGGTCGGCATGGGAACGCTGATCAACGGCTACGGCGACGTGGTTGCGAAGTGGCTACTGGGCCAAGTTTGAGCCGCCAAGCCAGCCGTGCCGGGGTACTAAAGCAATCCGAGTTGCCCCTTCTCGTCCAACCGAACCACCCCGAGGAGTTGCCACGTCTTGGGACGCTTCATCATGTTCCCCGTGGCGAACAGCATTCCCTTGGCAGGATACTCGTCATTGAAGCGTCCGCCGAGCCGTTCCAGCGCTGACGCTTCTCCGTACCTCTTACGCCAGTAGAAGAAAGTGGCGTGCGTTTCCCAATCGCCGCAGGTCCAAGTATGCGGCCCTTCTGCGTCACGAAACGTGAACGCGAATGCGAAGGGGGTGGGCTCAAAAGCGGCCAAGTCCGCGTCAAGGAGGCTCTGCTGCCTTCCCGCTTCTCGGTATTCCCGGCGCTCTGCTTCGAGTTGCGCCTCGGATTTCCGACGCCAGCGAAATCTCGGATTGGAAGGCCGGATCAGGGCGAGAGAAGCGCCGGAGCTTGCCGCAGCCGATGCCGAGGGCATGACCATCGGGTCGAGAAGTGCAAACCTGTCGTTTTCCGGGAGGGCGCCGACAACCTTAATGGCATCCTCGAAGACGTGGCAACTTTCTCGACGACGATCTGTCGTGGGTGGCCGATGGGCGAATTCGACCCAGTCCCAACGCCGAAAGCTCCGCCCACTGGTCAGTTGCCGAAAGCGCACCGGATACAGGCGTTTCCATTCCCGGCTCGCGGTAATCCCAGCGCAGCAGACGGTCTCGCCGTACTTGCTACTCGGCCGCGGCAAGGCCTTGATGATTATGACAGCGCGGGAAATTGGGAGAGTTGCGGACATACCGTTGTGGATCATCCGCATACAGATCGAAGGTTGCAAGCCCCTCTGCCGCCAATTCCCCAGCGATAATGGTCCGGTGACAGCCTTGCGGGTCTCGCTCGAAGCACATCATGCAGACCACATCAGTGGCGCAGCAACCTTCGAGGTTCGCGAGTGCTGAAATCGCTCCTTCAGTTTTCAGGTGGCGACTGTAGACGGCGCGGAACTCGTCCATCTCACCGCGGCGGGCGGCTTCTCGCCCCTCCTTGGGATCCCCAAGTTCGACAAAGTGGCGGTACGCGATGCCGGCCTCTTCTAGGTGCTGCCTCAAAGCGTTTTTAGAGAAGCCCTTCTTGCGGGAAATTGGAACGGCGCGGACGTCAGCCAGCATGGTGACGCCAACGGACTTCAGGACCGCGATGAATGCGTTGATCGTCGTGCCCTCATAGCCGACCGTATAGACCACCTGCATCATGCGCTCCGCCGTTCGCCGGCTTTCAATGTGCCCCGCGCTCGGTTAACGCCACACTCCGCGGTTGCGCAAGGCGCTCTTTCGCAAAGAAACAGATCGGGAGAGGCACGTGCCGGAGAAGAGACAGATGGGCAGACGGGCGCATGGCAAATCGCCGAGCCTCACCCGGCAGCCCCCACCACCCGTTGCACCGCCGACACGCCCACCCCCAGCGTCTTCGCCACCTTCAACATCCCCATGCCCTGCGCCCGAAGCTCCTTGATCCGTGCCTCGGTGTCTGCGCCCACCGTGGGCCGCCCCAGCTTCTTCCCCTCCGCTTTCGCCCGCGCGAGCCCGGCGTTCACGCGCTCCCGGATCATGGCCCGTTCGTATTCGGCGAACACGCCCATCATCTGGAACATGGCCCGGCCGGAGGGCGTCGAGGTGTCCAGGGCTTGCTGGTGCAGGTAGAGGTCGGCGCCACGGGCGTGAAGCTCGCCGAGGAAGGCCACGAGGTCCGCCATCGAACGGCCGAGCCGATCCACCGACCACGCGGCCACCATGTCCACCTCGCGCCGGGTCACGGCTTTCAGCATCGCGTCGTAGCCGGGGCGCTGGTCGCGGCCCTTGGCGCCGGAGACGCCGGCATCCTCGAACACGGCCACCACTTCCCAGCCGGCCTTCTCCGCCACGGCCTGAAGCTCGCGCCGCTGGTTCTCGGTGGTCTGTTCGGAGGTGGAGACGCGCAGATAGAGGGCGACGCGACGAACGGTCTTGCGGGACACGGCAGGGGCTCCGGGAAGCTGGTGATATCCATACCGATAACAAGTGTTTACGGAATGCGTCAAGCCCCCTTCGCAAACCGGCATGGATGCTGGACTGGACACGGCAATTTTCAGCAAGGGTTTCGGTATGGGGCCTTCCGCCTCCCTCGCGGCCCTGGGAGAGGCCGGACAGAGGACAACCGACAACGCCTCTCCGGTGCGTCACGCCTACGCGCGGCTTGCCGTATCGCTCACGCGAAAGATGCTAGCCGCACCCGCGAAACCGCCCGCGCGACCTGACGCGCCCGTGCGCGACACCGTGCGCCTGATGCGCGAGGGGGCACGGGGGGTATCGCGCGAGCCTTTTTCAATCGACACCGTTTCAGAAATTTCGGCCAAATATCGCCGGTGCTCCTCCGACGAGCCGGGGGTCGGACCCGGCAACGTGGAAGGGAAGCGCTACTGCACCGTGCCCATGACGGCGTCTGGCAGGGAATAACCCGTCTGGCTCTTGGGGGCGAACCTCGGGGCATCCTGGACGAGGAGACCGAGGGCCGACTGGACAGCGATGTTATTGCTGAACGGCAGGATCGACAGCATCTGCCGCCACTCGGGTTGAGACCGCTCCCGCCCGGCCACGATGGGCTGCATGAAGGCGCTCGGGGCGACCCTGAAGAGGTTGTTCAGGAACGTGACCGAGGGGTTGCCGAACCATGCGTCGGACGGCAGGGCAGAGTTGCGGAAGCCGAAGATCGGGTTGGCACCGGCCACGCCAATCCCGGTGTCCACCAGTGCCGGAATGAGCGAGGAGTAGGCGCCGAGCTGGAAGATGGCCGCGGCGAAAGCGCCGGGGGCGAAGCGCTCCTGGAGGTGCTTTTCGGGGTCGGAGCGAGTGGCAGCCTCGATCCGAGTCCGGACGGCGTACAAGGCCGCCGCGGCGAAGGTGGAGGCGACCACGTCCCAGAACACCTCCGGGTCACGCATGGCGTAGCCGTGAAGGATGTTCATGTGCCATGCGTTCAAGCCGAACCGGCGGAGCTGGGAGAAGGTCCGAAAGATCGGAGAGCGGTCCCAGACCGTGCCGGCCCCGAAGTCGTGCTCCATACTGGCCCGGCCGGCGGCCCGGTTGAGGGCCATGGTGAAAGCGTGCTTCGCTTCCACGTCCGTCCAGGCGTCCGGGTTCAGCCGGTTGAGCTTCGCCCCGGTCCAATGGTCCACCGTCTCCCCGTGCTCCTTCACCTCTCGGAGGACGCGGACAAGCATGTCGTCGCCGAGGCCAAACCATTTCATCCGGTTCAGCTCCGCCGGTGACAGCTTGGCGAGGTCCGCGGCGGCACCACCGGCGAACACCTTCTCCGCATCGCGGTAGAAGCGCGACGCCATCACGCGCCGAGCCGCCTCCCGAACACCGCGGTTGATGATGTTCATGCCGGAGAGGTGGACCACGGCGTCAGCCCCGGTGCGCGTGTAGCCCCCGATCTTGTCGAGGGCGCCTTGCATCGGCGTCGTCAGCATCCCGTCTTCGGGGAGCCGGCGGGCCGACAGGTGCCGAAACTCGTCGACGGCACCGAAGGCCGCGATATCCATGGCGAGGTCGCTACGGGGGCGCAGAACACCCCCTTGCACGATCTCGGTACGGAAGCCGGGCAAGTGCTGAAGCATGGCCCGAAGCCCCCGACAGTGGCGATGCGGGCCATGTCGGGAATCGCGGAGAGGCCGAAGTTGCCCGCCGAGGTCATGGTTGCGAGTTTGCGGATGATCTCGGCGCCCTTGGCCACGGTCGACGATGCCTTCTCATGGGGGACACCGAACAGGCGGTCGAACATCTCCCGGAGGAGAGCTGTGTCGTCCTCGATCTGCTTGGGCGTAAGGCCCGCTTGATACCCCTTGTCGGCGACCTGTTGCAGGACGTCGCTGATTTCCTTTCGGGACCGGACGCCGTCCAGCAACACCTCCCCATCACCCCTGACGATCTGAATGCGACCCGCCGCCCGCCATGCCGAGGCTTGGTGGTTATAGTGGTCGAAGAGGTCGAAGGCGTTGGTCTCGGTGAAGTCGCCGAGCTTGAGGCCGGTCCTCGGATGGACGAAGGTCTCGTCGAGGTCCAGGCGGAGGTGAGTGAAGCCGGGCTTGGAGCCCTTCGGCAGGCGGGCAAGAATGTCGGCGATGTCCGCTTCCGACATGCCGATGTCCAGCATGCCGGAGCGCAGAACGTCCGCCGTCGCCCCGTCACGGGCCATCATGGCGAACTCGTCGAGGTTGAAGCCCCGACGCACGACGCCACTGTAAAGCCCGCGGGCAAGGGTCTCGGCTTTGTCGCCAAGCTCCTTATGCGCGGACAGGAGAGAGCCTTCCAGCCATCCGATGAACTTCCGGCCCGTGGGGTCAATCGCCATGATCTTGTCGAGGCGGTAGACACGGGGCATGTAGCGCGGATTGGCGGGGACATGCTCCAACCCGGCGAGGGGACGGCCGGGGTTGTCCGGGGTCTCAGGCCGGGGCGTGATGTTGCCTTGCCGGTGCTCTTCCAGGGCCGTTCCCAGCTCCTTCGACACCTTCACCACCTGGGGGTCATAGTGGACGTCCCGGTCGGCCCGAAGGTCCCGGCGGTGGGCCGTGATCTGCTCGGCGAAGGTCTCCCACTCGTCCGTCAGGCGCGGGGAGACCCGCTTCATCCAGTTGACGCCCCGCGCCTTGGCCCACTCGTCAAACTGGGGATAGGCCACGCTGTACAGACGATTGCTACCGGCGCTCATGATCCGCAGCTTGTCCTCTCCGGCGGAGAACGGATTGACCGCCATCTCGCCGTTGGGGCCGACCTTGCCCACCACGTCGAGACCGAGCGACTGGGAGACCGCCCGCATGAGCGGGTTGTCGGAGGTGGCGCCACGGCCGGCCATATCAGGGCGGAGGCTCTCCACTGCGGTGCGTGGCACGTCCGCGTCGACGATGGACATGAGGTCGCCCTGGGAGAGCTTAACGTTGTCGACCGCAGCGGGAGCGGCACTCAAGGTCCCCTCGCCACCGGAGAAGCGTGGAACGCCACGTTCAATGTCCGTCATCGCCCGGCTTGCAGCGTGGGCGCCAGCGTCGGCAAGGTCCTGCGTCGCAGGGTTCCGGGCGAACGGCCCGAAGGCGAACCCGAGACCGAGACCCCAGGCGGCGGCGTAGGCATAGTCGGAACTGGTTGTTTCCTTACCAGCGGCATTGGCGATGCCTGTCAGGGCAACATTACCCGCCGCGGCACCCAGACCACCCGCGACACGCTGGACAAGCCTGCCGGCCTTCATGGTCCCGCCAGCGAAGGCACCGAGACCGCCAGAGGCAATCCCCGCACCGAGGCTGACAGGATCGAGGATGTCGGTCGCAAGCTGGATGCCGGTGCCGGTCCACCCTGCCTCGGCGAGGGTGCGCTCGTTCTCCGCCTGCCGCTGGGCCTGGGCCGTGAGGTAGTCGGAATGGGCCGGCGACACGCCGATGAGGCGGTCGTGGAACTTCTCCGGGAGGCCCTGCTTGCGGGCTTCCAGCTCCTCAATGGTGGGCTTGTAGTCCGGGGCCGGTGCGAACACGGGGCTGTCGCGGAAGACGTAGGCCGTGGTGGTCTCGTCGGCCGCCGCCTCGACAGTGCGCCAGAGGGTCGGGCTGGGCTTGTCGGTGACGCGGTCCTGGAGGATGGCGTCGTCCGCCTGGGAGCCGGCGGGGGCGAACGGCGGGGCGGTCTCGGAACGCGGGATGGTGGTGGTGAAGTTGGTCGGGACGTTCTTCGCGCCCAGGGCCTTGTTCATCTTGCCGGAGGTCCAGGCGATGAAGTCGGCGTTCGTGACGATCCCGGACTTGGCCAGCCAGGGGTTCGCTTCGTAGACCACATTGCCCCAGCCGGGCTTCACCCCGTCGAGGGTGTCCTTCAGGCTGGCGGAGGGATTGGCGAGGATGCGGGGCCCAGCCCCCGCGCCCTGGTAGTAGACCACGTACATCTCGCCCGGCGTGGGATCACGGCCCAGCGCCTTCCGGGCTCGGTCGTAGGCGTCCCGCATCTTGGGCATGACGGCGCGGAGCTGGACCTCGGGGTCCGTGCTGTCGCCGATGCCGGTCTTGATCCGCTCGTCCTTGAGGAGCTGGCCAATCCCGAAGGCCGAGGACAGAGGCTTGCCGTCATTGCCGATGGGGCGCTGGGCGGGATCGAAGTTGCTCTCCTGCTTCAGGATGGCGACCACGTGGTTCGCCGGCAGTCCCTGCTCCTTCGCCATCTGGTAGGCGCGATTGGCGATGGCGTTGCTGTGAACGAAGAGCGGGGCGTCATCTCCCACCGGCGGCGTCATGGGACGCTGGTCCGCAGCACCGGGGCGCGGCGGGACGGGATCGACGGAGGGCTGGGTGGGAGGAGCGGCCAGGGCCGCGGAAGTGGGGGCTGGAAGCACCTGATCGGCCCCGAGGGTGTCCGGCAGGTTGTCCACCAGGGGCATTTCGGGCGCCGCCGGGGCGGCTCCTTGGGTATCTGGGAGGTCGAGGAACAGACTATCGATGTCTTGGGGCACTCGCGTGGTTCTCTATGGCTTGGGAGCAGATGGGGGTGCCCGCCTTGGCGAGGCGCGACACACGCGGAGGCCGGCGCCGCGACGGGATTGGACCGGCCACGGCGTCGGGAGATGAGGTCGTGATTTGGGGGAGTAAGCGCCCGTGTATGACAACAGAAGGGGGAGCGCTTACTTCAGGATTTCCGGTGGAGCCTCTTGCGGCTCTCGGCATGATCCCGTTGTCGTGTCCTCAGAGACGACCACTTAAAGACCGCCGCTTCGGACACCGACAGGACCCGCGCAATGTCCCTGGTGGTCAGCTCGGGGAAGTGATCCAGGAGCCAGCACACGTCCATCTGCGTGGTCATGGGCCCACCGCGCCAATCGCAATAGGCTTGCAGGGCAAGAGCTGCTGCGGAGCCGCGGTGTCTCTCGACCTCGGCCTTCGCTGAAGACCACCTCTCCTTGGCCCATGCCTGCCCGGCGGGGAAGAGCACATCGAAGGGAAAGCGGGTGCCCTTCTTGTGGAGGCGCATCCCGAGCCCTGCGGCTTGATGTTCGAGCTTGATCCGAAGACGCCCACCCTCTGACTGAAGGAGGCCCATCTCCACCAGGACGGCCCGACCGAGGCGAAGGGGGACGCCCATGCTATCGGTGAACTCGGACAAGGTCATGGACACGCCGAGGTCGAAGGAGATGGCCTCGCCTGTGACAGGGTCGGCCGTCTCTAGGACGTAGGGGACTCCCATTCTACGGTGGTCGTGTCCGGGACGGTCAGACCGCCTCCCACGTCCGCCCGAAGGGAGCGGGATTGTCGGGGGACCACCGCGCCCGGACCAACAGCTTCCGCTTCTCAGCTTCAGCCCGTGCCAGTCGGTCCACGGTCTCGTTCAGCTTGTCTCCGGCGTGGCCCCGGACCCACTTGAAAGTGGCATGGGGGCGGGCGTCGGCGGCTGCGTAGAGGGCTTCCCAGAGGTCGCGGTTGGCTACTGCCTTGCCGGAGGAGCCTTTCCAGCCCCTTCGCTCCCAGCCTTTGCGCCAGACGGTGGCGCCCTTCACGACATAGTCGCTGTCGAGGTGCAGCACGGCAGGAACGTCGGCAGGCAGCGCCTTCAGCGCCTCAAGGGCGGCCGTCAATTCCATCCGGTTGTTGGTGGTGTGGTCTTCGCCTCCCGTCAGGGGACGAGCGCTGCCGTCCTCCCTCACGATGACAGCGGCCCAGCCACCGGGGCCGGGATTGTCGATGGCGGAGCCGTCCGCATAGACGATGAGGGGTCGGTTCGGAACGGCCGTCAAGCGGGCATCCCCGCGATGCTGAGCGCGGTCGCAAGGGCGAGGTGGATGGCGAGAACGGGTTGTGATGCGAGGCGCAAGAGCCAATCGGGCAAGGTCGGGTCCTTTCTGTGAGAGATGAGGGAAGGCCCCTCCGGAAGGGCCATGGTCGTGTGTCAGGCTGCCAAAGGGCATTGGGTGTCGCGCCAAGCGTCGTCCACAGGCGCGAGGATCTCGACGGGGCCTGTCAGGCCTTCGACAAGGTGCATGCGGATGCCGCGCTTGCCGCCGCCTGGGATACGTTCCGTTCGCACGGCGTACGGGGTTTTGCCGGCCGGGGTGGCCACCTGCCAGTCGTGGCCCTCAATCAAGGGTATGTCGGCGGCGGCAATGGCTGCGACAAAGCCGTGGGTCAGGGTCACGAGGGCTCGGTCACCCTCGACAGTGATGGGACGGGGACCTTGGGAGGTCTTCCGGTGCCTCTCAGCAACACGCTTGGCTGCCCTACGCTTGCTCTGTCCGGCGGTGCGTTTCGCTTTCCGGGCGTCCTTCTTGGCGGCGGCCCGCTGCGACGGAGGCAGGAAGAGCCCCCTGCGCCACTCGGCGAGGGCGTCGAGGTCAGGCGCGGCCGGCCGGGTGATCCACCCGCGGTCATCGT
This window contains:
- a CDS encoding DUF192 domain-containing protein, whose translation is MHLFVLWRAASAAVLALSLGFALAPAISVGPALAQAAQPVGPLEPLEIATSKGVVPFEVEVARTNEQRATGLMYRKSLGERAGMLFDFEADQMVSMWMQNTYIPLDMLFIRADGSIARIAAMTTPLSTATISSGEPVRAVLEIAGGAARKLGIKPGDHVAHALFKGK
- a CDS encoding cold-shock protein encodes the protein MGSDSLGLGPLTAGPTDEGNDDPIGLVEVSGSIKWYDASKGYGFIVPDDGGPDVLVHVTCLRRDGFQTAIEGARVVCEAVQRAKGRQAFRVLSLDLSTAVHAPPQPPRTRVAVEPTSGFERATVKWFNRLRGFGFLTQGDGTPDIFVHMETLRRHGLTELRPGQSVLVRYGDGAKGLMAAEVKADAGTGGNH
- a CDS encoding SIR2 family NAD-dependent protein deacylase, which produces MLFDTDLKGARARLSELLDEAEGAVAFTGAGISTECGIPDFRSPGGLWTQNKPIPFDVFRAHKAARNEAWRRKFAMEEAFAFARPGRGHRALARLLARRRLAGIITQNIDGLHQASGVPDEALVELHGNGTYATCLDCGARYELGWVKAHFDAAGGVAPDCPECGGPVKAATISFGQAMPEREMMRAEMLTLRADLFIVIGSSLVVFPAAGFPLKAKHNGARLVILNREPTEFDDLADLVVRTEIGEVLSPFAQDG
- a CDS encoding VOC family protein, with translation MRFLHTMVRVTDIDQSLDFYCNKLGLREIRRKEVPQGRYTLVFLAAPGQEDVAKIELTYNWDKEPYGEGRNFGHLAFEVEDIYGTCERLMASGVTINRPPRDGYMAFVRSPDNVSVELLQKGGPKAPAEPWASMPNTGKW
- a CDS encoding DUF488 domain-containing protein, which codes for MMQVVYTVGYEGTTINAFIAVLKSVGVTMLADVRAVPISRKKGFSKNALRQHLEEAGIAYRHFVELGDPKEGREAARRGEMDEFRAVYSRHLKTEGAISALANLEGCCATDVVCMMCFERDPQGCHRTIIAGELAAEGLATFDLYADDPQRYVRNSPNFPRCHNHQGLAAAE
- a CDS encoding recombinase family protein; amino-acid sequence: MSRKTVRRVALYLRVSTSEQTTENQRRELQAVAEKAGWEVVAVFEDAGVSGAKGRDQRPGYDAMLKAVTRREVDMVAAWSVDRLGRSMADLVAFLGELHARGADLYLHQQALDTSTPSGRAMFQMMGVFAEYERAMIRERVNAGLARAKAEGKKLGRPTVGADTEARIKELRAQGMGMLKVAKTLGVGVSAVQRVVGAAG
- a CDS encoding ribonuclease H family protein; this encodes MTAVPNRPLIVYADGSAIDNPGPGGWAAVIVREDGSARPLTGGEDHTTNNRMELTAALEALKALPADVPAVLHLDSDYVVKGATVWRKGWERRGWKGSSGKAVANRDLWEALYAAADARPHATFKWVRGHAGDKLNETVDRLARAEAEKRKLLVRARWSPDNPAPFGRTWEAV